The following proteins are co-located in the Candidatus Melainabacteria bacterium RIFOXYA2_FULL_32_9 genome:
- a CDS encoding 3-deoxy-8-phosphooctulonate synthase, which yields MRTSFTCSNEGKELREISEVSLNNFSIGGSSMVIMAGPCVIEEDISIIFKTAEKLKEIAVKLELPYIFKASYDKANRTSIESYRGVGIERGLEILAQVKKEFNLPIVTDIHHPEEAKVAAEVADVLQIPAFLCRQTDILVAAAKTGKIVNIKKGQFLAPQQMANSAKKVIDSGNDKVVLIERGASFGYGNLVSDMRAIPIMQDLGYPVIFDATHSVQLPGSGGTHTSGQREFVETLSRSAVAAGANGLFLEIHPDPDNAPCDGPNMIALNKAYDLLSICKEIFEIVNK from the coding sequence ATGAGAACAAGTTTTACTTGTAGCAATGAGGGTAAAGAGTTGAGAGAAATTAGTGAAGTTAGTTTAAATAATTTCTCAATTGGTGGTTCCAGTATGGTTATAATGGCTGGGCCCTGTGTTATAGAAGAAGATATATCTATTATTTTTAAAACAGCAGAGAAATTAAAGGAAATTGCAGTTAAATTAGAACTGCCATATATATTTAAAGCGTCTTACGATAAAGCAAATAGGACTTCCATTGAGTCATATAGAGGAGTTGGTATTGAAAGAGGCTTAGAAATACTTGCTCAGGTTAAAAAAGAATTTAATTTGCCTATTGTAACAGACATTCATCATCCTGAGGAAGCAAAAGTTGCAGCAGAAGTTGCTGATGTTCTTCAGATTCCTGCTTTTTTATGCAGGCAGACTGATATACTTGTTGCGGCTGCTAAAACAGGAAAAATAGTTAATATTAAAAAAGGTCAGTTTTTAGCACCTCAGCAAATGGCAAATTCGGCTAAAAAAGTAATTGATAGTGGAAATGATAAAGTTGTTCTCATAGAAAGAGGTGCTAGCTTTGGTTATGGAAATCTTGTTTCTGATATGAGAGCTATCCCTATTATGCAAGATCTTGGTTATCCTGTAATATTTGATGCTACTCACAGCGTTCAGTTGCCAGGTTCTGGTGGAACTCATACTTCCGGGCAGAGAGAATTTGTAGAGACTTTATCAAGATCAGCTGTAGCAGCAGGAGCTAACGGATTATTTTTAGAAATTCATCCGGATCCGGATAATGCTCCTTGTGATGGACCAAACATGATAGCTTTGAATAAGGCTTATGATTTACTAAGTATTTGCAAGGAAATATTTGAAATAGTTAATAAGTAA